The Bicyclus anynana chromosome 4, ilBicAnyn1.1, whole genome shotgun sequence genome window below encodes:
- the LOC112050179 gene encoding formin-binding protein 1-like isoform X2, with protein MNWGTELWDQYDNLAAHTHKGIEFLDKYGNYVKDRCAIELEYAGKLRRLVKNYQPKRKEEDEYQYTACKAFRQLLQELGDFAGQREVVAENLQSNVVRELHLLAKELREERKQHLNEGSKQMAVLSTAVGSLERARRSYERAARESERALDVFQKADADFNLSRAEVEKQKINMKLRSQACEEAKQEYMDQLRKTNEAQRQHYEQRLPHVFKQLQDLDEKRIKNIKNFMLSSVDVERKVFPIIIQCLDGMEHAAKSINEKEDTQLVIERYKSGFVPPEDFRFEAASGADATDAAAPHATHNHLTAARGTVSGNRIKKRGGLLSIFSSNKIIEACNSFKNNLSVDGKEDYSDLPPNQKKKKLQAKVHELTKQVGQEQAAMEGLMKMKGVYETNPTLGDPMTVEGQLNECCDKLKKLRAQLRKYEELLTEANNQVCAPPIHPTARTNGAAPTQATSIGSNSESLSRSASESSVSTGTGCTGTGAGPGVGGNSCAGGRAAGGSPESGLGGELAAAHADHANGDHDDNDHDPDNDFYADYYYEADLQPLGYCKALYAFEANGTGSTMRMECGEQLLVLETDAGDGWTRVRRSNTSEEGFVPTTYIATTLYADAHH; from the exons GATCAATATGATAACTTAGCCGCCCATACACACAAAGGAATTGAATTCTTAGACAAATATGGAAACTACGTGAAGGACAGATGCGCGATAGAATTAGAATATGCAGGGAAACTCAG GAGGCTCGTCAAAAATTATCAACCCAAAAGAAAAGAGGAGGACGAATATCA GTACACAGCTTGCAAAGCGTTCAGACAACTTCTCCAGGAGTTAGGCGACTTCGCGGGTCAGCGCGAAGTTGTGGCGGAAAACTTACAGTCAAATGTAGTGCGGGAGTTGCATCTACTCGCCAAAGAGTTACGCGAGGAGAGGAAG CAACATTTAAACGAAGGTTCGAAACAAATGGCGGTTCTCAGTACGGCGGTGGGATCGCTGGAGCGCGCGCGTCGCTCGTACGAGCGAGCTGCCCGCGAGTCGGAGCGAGCCCTCGACGTATTCCAGAAAGCGGATGCTGACTTTAACCTAAG TCGAGCGGAGGTAGAAAAACAGAAAATCAACATGAAACTCAGGAGTCAAGCGTGCGAAGAGGCAAAACAGGAATACATGGACCAGCTACGGAAGACGAACGAGGCGCAACGACAGCACTATGAACAACGGCTACCACACGTCTTTAAACAGTTACAG GACTTGGATGAAAAGAGGATAAAGAATATAAAGAATTTCATGTTAAGTTCAGTGGATGTGGAGAGGAAAGTGTTTCCAATTATAATTCAGTGCCTCGACGGTATGGAGCACGCGGCCAAGAGTATTAACGAAAAAGAG GATACACAACTAGTGATAGAGAGGTATAAGTCGGGCTTCGTGCCCCCCGAGGACTTCCGCTTCGAGGCGGCGAGCGGCGCCGACGCGACCGACGCCGCGGCGCCGCACGCCACGCATAACCACCTCACGGCGGCGCGCGGCACCGTCTCCGGCAACCGCATCAAGAAGAGAGGCGGCCTTCTGTCCATATTCAGCTCTAATAAG ATAATTGAGGCGTGCAACTCCTTTAAG AATAACCTGTCGGTGGACGGGAAGGAGGACTATTCAGACTTACCACCGAACCAGAAGAAAAAGAAACTGCAAGCAAAAGTACACGAACTGACTAAACAG GTTGGTCAAGAGCAAGCCGCAATGGAAGGCCTAATGAAAATGAAAGGCGTGTATGAGACAAACCCCACACTAGGAGATCCCATGACTGTAGAAG GTCAACTAAACGAATGCTGCGACAAGCTGAAGAAGTTGCGTGCTCAGCTGCGCAAGTACGAGGAGCTGCTGACGGAGGCCAACAACCAGGTGTGCGCGCCGCCCATACACCCCACGGCGCGGACCAACGGCGCCGCGCCCACGCAAGCCACTAG CATCGGGTCAAACAGTGAATCTCTGTCACGGTCGGCGTCCGAGTCGTCCGTCAGTACCGGCACCGGTTGCACCGGCACTGGCGCCGGGCCTGGCGTCGGCGGGAACTCGTGCGCCGGTGGTCGCGCCGCCGGCGGCTCGCCCGAGTCCGGCCTCGGCGGCGAGCTGGCCGCCGCGCACGCCGACCACGCCAACGGCGACCACGACGACAACGACCACGACCCCGACAATGACTTCTACGCTGACTACTACTATGAGGCGGACCTGCAGCCGCTGGGATATTGTAAAGCGCTTTACGCTTTTGAAG CGAATGGCACGGGCTCGACGATGCGCATGGAGTGTGGTGAGCAGCTGCTGGTGCTGGAGACGGACGCGGGCGACGGCTGGACGCGCGTGCGCCGCAGCAACACCAGCGAGGAGGGCTTCGTGCCCACCACCTACATCGCCACCACGCTCTATGCGGACGCGCACCACTAG
- the LOC112050179 gene encoding formin-binding protein 1-like isoform X1 produces the protein MNWGTELWDQYDNLAAHTHKGIEFLDKYGNYVKDRCAIELEYAGKLRRLVKNYQPKRKEEDEYQYTACKAFRQLLQELGDFAGQREVVAENLQSNVVRELHLLAKELREERKQHLNEGSKQMAVLSTAVGSLERARRSYERAARESERALDVFQKADADFNLSRAEVEKQKINMKLRSQACEEAKQEYMDQLRKTNEAQRQHYEQRLPHVFKQLQDLDEKRIKNIKNFMLSSVDVERKVFPIIIQCLDGMEHAAKSINEKEDTQLVIERYKSGFVPPEDFRFEAASGADATDAAAPHATHNHLTAARGTVSGNRIKKRGGLLSIFSSNKKIIEACNSFKNNLSVDGKEDYSDLPPNQKKKKLQAKVHELTKQVGQEQAAMEGLMKMKGVYETNPTLGDPMTVEGQLNECCDKLKKLRAQLRKYEELLTEANNQVCAPPIHPTARTNGAAPTQATSIGSNSESLSRSASESSVSTGTGCTGTGAGPGVGGNSCAGGRAAGGSPESGLGGELAAAHADHANGDHDDNDHDPDNDFYADYYYEADLQPLGYCKALYAFEANGTGSTMRMECGEQLLVLETDAGDGWTRVRRSNTSEEGFVPTTYIATTLYADAHH, from the exons GATCAATATGATAACTTAGCCGCCCATACACACAAAGGAATTGAATTCTTAGACAAATATGGAAACTACGTGAAGGACAGATGCGCGATAGAATTAGAATATGCAGGGAAACTCAG GAGGCTCGTCAAAAATTATCAACCCAAAAGAAAAGAGGAGGACGAATATCA GTACACAGCTTGCAAAGCGTTCAGACAACTTCTCCAGGAGTTAGGCGACTTCGCGGGTCAGCGCGAAGTTGTGGCGGAAAACTTACAGTCAAATGTAGTGCGGGAGTTGCATCTACTCGCCAAAGAGTTACGCGAGGAGAGGAAG CAACATTTAAACGAAGGTTCGAAACAAATGGCGGTTCTCAGTACGGCGGTGGGATCGCTGGAGCGCGCGCGTCGCTCGTACGAGCGAGCTGCCCGCGAGTCGGAGCGAGCCCTCGACGTATTCCAGAAAGCGGATGCTGACTTTAACCTAAG TCGAGCGGAGGTAGAAAAACAGAAAATCAACATGAAACTCAGGAGTCAAGCGTGCGAAGAGGCAAAACAGGAATACATGGACCAGCTACGGAAGACGAACGAGGCGCAACGACAGCACTATGAACAACGGCTACCACACGTCTTTAAACAGTTACAG GACTTGGATGAAAAGAGGATAAAGAATATAAAGAATTTCATGTTAAGTTCAGTGGATGTGGAGAGGAAAGTGTTTCCAATTATAATTCAGTGCCTCGACGGTATGGAGCACGCGGCCAAGAGTATTAACGAAAAAGAG GATACACAACTAGTGATAGAGAGGTATAAGTCGGGCTTCGTGCCCCCCGAGGACTTCCGCTTCGAGGCGGCGAGCGGCGCCGACGCGACCGACGCCGCGGCGCCGCACGCCACGCATAACCACCTCACGGCGGCGCGCGGCACCGTCTCCGGCAACCGCATCAAGAAGAGAGGCGGCCTTCTGTCCATATTCAGCTCTAATAAG AAGATAATTGAGGCGTGCAACTCCTTTAAG AATAACCTGTCGGTGGACGGGAAGGAGGACTATTCAGACTTACCACCGAACCAGAAGAAAAAGAAACTGCAAGCAAAAGTACACGAACTGACTAAACAG GTTGGTCAAGAGCAAGCCGCAATGGAAGGCCTAATGAAAATGAAAGGCGTGTATGAGACAAACCCCACACTAGGAGATCCCATGACTGTAGAAG GTCAACTAAACGAATGCTGCGACAAGCTGAAGAAGTTGCGTGCTCAGCTGCGCAAGTACGAGGAGCTGCTGACGGAGGCCAACAACCAGGTGTGCGCGCCGCCCATACACCCCACGGCGCGGACCAACGGCGCCGCGCCCACGCAAGCCACTAG CATCGGGTCAAACAGTGAATCTCTGTCACGGTCGGCGTCCGAGTCGTCCGTCAGTACCGGCACCGGTTGCACCGGCACTGGCGCCGGGCCTGGCGTCGGCGGGAACTCGTGCGCCGGTGGTCGCGCCGCCGGCGGCTCGCCCGAGTCCGGCCTCGGCGGCGAGCTGGCCGCCGCGCACGCCGACCACGCCAACGGCGACCACGACGACAACGACCACGACCCCGACAATGACTTCTACGCTGACTACTACTATGAGGCGGACCTGCAGCCGCTGGGATATTGTAAAGCGCTTTACGCTTTTGAAG CGAATGGCACGGGCTCGACGATGCGCATGGAGTGTGGTGAGCAGCTGCTGGTGCTGGAGACGGACGCGGGCGACGGCTGGACGCGCGTGCGCCGCAGCAACACCAGCGAGGAGGGCTTCGTGCCCACCACCTACATCGCCACCACGCTCTATGCGGACGCGCACCACTAG
- the LOC112050179 gene encoding formin-binding protein 1-like isoform X3, with the protein MNWGTELWDQYDNLAAHTHKGIEFLDKYGNYVKDRCAIELEYAGKLRRLVKNYQPKRKEEDEYQYTACKAFRQLLQELGDFAGQREVVAENLQSNVVRELHLLAKELREERKQHLNEGSKQMAVLSTAVGSLERARRSYERAARESERALDVFQKADADFNLSRAEVEKQKINMKLRSQACEEAKQEYMDQLRKTNEAQRQHYEQRLPHVFKQLQDLDEKRIKNIKNFMLSSVDVERKVFPIIIQCLDGMEHAAKSINEKEDTQLVIERYKSGFVPPEDFRFEAASGADATDAAAPHATHNHLTAARGTVSGNRIKKRGGLLSIFSSNKNNLSVDGKEDYSDLPPNQKKKKLQAKVHELTKQVGQEQAAMEGLMKMKGVYETNPTLGDPMTVEGQLNECCDKLKKLRAQLRKYEELLTEANNQVCAPPIHPTARTNGAAPTQATSIGSNSESLSRSASESSVSTGTGCTGTGAGPGVGGNSCAGGRAAGGSPESGLGGELAAAHADHANGDHDDNDHDPDNDFYADYYYEADLQPLGYCKALYAFEANGTGSTMRMECGEQLLVLETDAGDGWTRVRRSNTSEEGFVPTTYIATTLYADAHH; encoded by the exons GATCAATATGATAACTTAGCCGCCCATACACACAAAGGAATTGAATTCTTAGACAAATATGGAAACTACGTGAAGGACAGATGCGCGATAGAATTAGAATATGCAGGGAAACTCAG GAGGCTCGTCAAAAATTATCAACCCAAAAGAAAAGAGGAGGACGAATATCA GTACACAGCTTGCAAAGCGTTCAGACAACTTCTCCAGGAGTTAGGCGACTTCGCGGGTCAGCGCGAAGTTGTGGCGGAAAACTTACAGTCAAATGTAGTGCGGGAGTTGCATCTACTCGCCAAAGAGTTACGCGAGGAGAGGAAG CAACATTTAAACGAAGGTTCGAAACAAATGGCGGTTCTCAGTACGGCGGTGGGATCGCTGGAGCGCGCGCGTCGCTCGTACGAGCGAGCTGCCCGCGAGTCGGAGCGAGCCCTCGACGTATTCCAGAAAGCGGATGCTGACTTTAACCTAAG TCGAGCGGAGGTAGAAAAACAGAAAATCAACATGAAACTCAGGAGTCAAGCGTGCGAAGAGGCAAAACAGGAATACATGGACCAGCTACGGAAGACGAACGAGGCGCAACGACAGCACTATGAACAACGGCTACCACACGTCTTTAAACAGTTACAG GACTTGGATGAAAAGAGGATAAAGAATATAAAGAATTTCATGTTAAGTTCAGTGGATGTGGAGAGGAAAGTGTTTCCAATTATAATTCAGTGCCTCGACGGTATGGAGCACGCGGCCAAGAGTATTAACGAAAAAGAG GATACACAACTAGTGATAGAGAGGTATAAGTCGGGCTTCGTGCCCCCCGAGGACTTCCGCTTCGAGGCGGCGAGCGGCGCCGACGCGACCGACGCCGCGGCGCCGCACGCCACGCATAACCACCTCACGGCGGCGCGCGGCACCGTCTCCGGCAACCGCATCAAGAAGAGAGGCGGCCTTCTGTCCATATTCAGCTCTAATAAG AATAACCTGTCGGTGGACGGGAAGGAGGACTATTCAGACTTACCACCGAACCAGAAGAAAAAGAAACTGCAAGCAAAAGTACACGAACTGACTAAACAG GTTGGTCAAGAGCAAGCCGCAATGGAAGGCCTAATGAAAATGAAAGGCGTGTATGAGACAAACCCCACACTAGGAGATCCCATGACTGTAGAAG GTCAACTAAACGAATGCTGCGACAAGCTGAAGAAGTTGCGTGCTCAGCTGCGCAAGTACGAGGAGCTGCTGACGGAGGCCAACAACCAGGTGTGCGCGCCGCCCATACACCCCACGGCGCGGACCAACGGCGCCGCGCCCACGCAAGCCACTAG CATCGGGTCAAACAGTGAATCTCTGTCACGGTCGGCGTCCGAGTCGTCCGTCAGTACCGGCACCGGTTGCACCGGCACTGGCGCCGGGCCTGGCGTCGGCGGGAACTCGTGCGCCGGTGGTCGCGCCGCCGGCGGCTCGCCCGAGTCCGGCCTCGGCGGCGAGCTGGCCGCCGCGCACGCCGACCACGCCAACGGCGACCACGACGACAACGACCACGACCCCGACAATGACTTCTACGCTGACTACTACTATGAGGCGGACCTGCAGCCGCTGGGATATTGTAAAGCGCTTTACGCTTTTGAAG CGAATGGCACGGGCTCGACGATGCGCATGGAGTGTGGTGAGCAGCTGCTGGTGCTGGAGACGGACGCGGGCGACGGCTGGACGCGCGTGCGCCGCAGCAACACCAGCGAGGAGGGCTTCGTGCCCACCACCTACATCGCCACCACGCTCTATGCGGACGCGCACCACTAG